CTTAGTGGAGAGTCACATCCCTTGGGATAACACTCTAATGTTGAAAAGACTCAAGTGAGTTGACACACCTATTCATATTTctattcaaaaattccaacaaggAGCCATAGGCTCTGATGGTAATCTGCGCATTTGGAGCACCAAAGTATTTCTGCATCTCAGGGGTGTAGGTGTTTGTTTTCGGGTAGTTAGTTTATCATCTGTACGGTCCATATGCGAGTCCAAGATTTAAGCAAAATGGAGTCCTTATAAAAATTTGCTTAAAATGGTTGGTGTTGTAGTGACATGTGTCTGACCACTACCTACATGTGTCATAGTGCATGCACATGCCCCCCTTCATGCTTAATACCTGCTGTCTTTTCTCTTCTGATTATTACACATGTAATGGGAATAGTTACCCTCTCTTACTTTCCTACATGTATTTAATGAGAAGCACAATGAATGAGAAAGATATCTGATTCTCTTCCTCTTTTGACTCCTTTATGTTTTACTCTTTTGTCTCCCCCATGCAACAAACTTAAATACGTTATCAGcactttgttctttgtttccacTTGAGCATTAATCCTTCACAAACAAAAGTTGTTGGTTCTACCATTAATATCAagaaggaattttgaaaagaagGTACTCCTCAAGCTTTCTTTCTATACTTTTCTTAAAATGAAATACTCATAATAGTAATTATTTTGATTTTGCATGCATTTCCTTCTTATTTTGATTTAAATGCATGTTTATATCTTCCTTCTTTATTTAGAGATTTTAAATTGGATCTTTAAATATGTGTCCttgtttgaaaaaaaaagaagagaaaaacgtATTTCTTTTATATGCATGCATGCTTGTCCTCTTAAAAGAGACATATTTGATTATTTGCCTTAAAGTAATGAATGTTTATACTTTTTACCATAATTAATTTATTCATGTGATAAACAAAAGTATTCCTGATTTGCTTTGAATTTATACCATATAAAGATGTACCCATATTATAATATATTGTCTTTACCTTTTGAAAAACATGATGCATGTATGttggaatttttttatgaaaaaaaagagataatATTAAAATTTAATTTGCACTACTTTTTAACATTAGATAAGAAGACCGTTTTAGAAAAAGTAGTGTACTACAAATTTTTAACACTAGATATTTAGTATGGGTATATATGCATGTTTATTTGTACACCACGattattattaaatatttatACAAAGTTTATACCATGattattttatctttttcaaaTCATGATATTATCCTGATTGCAACTAAAGTCATATACtactatatatatttattttatttctcacATTATTGTTTGTATGTCTTTTTGATTGTCATATACTTGCAAATGGATAAGAACTTGAATCTTTATGAAATATGTGCATATTAAATATATGCTTGTAATCTAATTGTTTTTATAAAACACCCCCATTTTCGGTTGATCGTTTTGTtaaccataaagaaatttggttaATTGGTCATTTTTTGTTGACGGGTTATGACCATAAATTGGACTATGACATATCCGCATTACCTATATAACCATAAAGAAACTTTGTTTATATATGGTCATAAAGAAATTTGGTCATAAGAAATGGTATCAAAATTTGTCATATTTATGGACTCAAAAGGATTTGAGCACCATATTAATGTCATTTACTTTGTCTACGTAGATGGACCCAATTCGACCGGAATTCGAACTTTTGGACTCAGCAGGACTTGAGTACCACCGTTGGGTCGCTGATGTGGAAACTACCTTCGTTGCAAAGGATTTCACCTCCACTATCAAGCCATCTGCCGACGCTGCTCCGGCAActgagaaagacaaagctaatgcTCTCATGTTCCTCAAGAGGCATATCGATCCTAACCTGCGATGGGTTTATCATCACTTGAAGACACCAAAAGAGCTATGGGATGCTCTCGATAGCCGGTTTGGTAACATTCACAATTCCTTAATACCACAATTGAACGTCTTGTGTAATGAAATCCGGTTTCTCGATTATGTAAAAGTGAATGATTTCCAAAAAGATATGCTGCAAATTCAGGCACATATGAACTTTTGTGGAAAGAACCTTACTGATGAGAAAATGATTCAGAAAACCCTATCGACCTTTCCTACCTCTTCCATGATACTAGCAAACCAGTATCGTTTAGAGGTAGATAACAAAAGAATCACCACATTCGGTAGGTTGATAAACTTACTGCAAGTGGCCGAAAGGCACAATGAGATTCTTGTCAACAACAATGCCAGAGCTGTCAGGAAAAAGAAAGTTTCTGAATCCAATCATGGCAAGGTCAACAAAGGGAAGGGCCCCAAAGAAAAGAGGGATCGACATTCTGATTCAGATCCATATCCACGTGGAGATAACACCTCTCGTGGAAGAGGAAGTAAGGGACATAATCGAGGTCGAGGGCGAAATGGTCATTCTAATGTTTGGCATAGAGAAGGAACTTCTGGCCATAGTGGTAGCGATCCTAAGTTCGAGAAAACCCCTATGAATCCCGCCACTAAAAAGGCTGCAGATGGAAGTGCGCCTTGTTTTAAGTGTGGATTCACCGGACATTGGTACAAGCATTGCAAGGCTAGCGCCAATGTAGCTACGATCTACAAAAAGTACCGGGAAGCTATCGAACAGGAGGCTAACTACACAGAAGAAAATACTGTTACCCCTGATGCTAACCTCACAATCTCAGATTTCCTGGGAAACGGGGACTTTGCCCCAACAATGGATGTGCCTGACTTTTCCTGGGCCTAAACCTTTAGTTTCTTGTTTCATGGCTTGCTAGACTCTGTTGTTTTAATAGGTTGTTATTTGCTTTGAAGTACTTTATGTTTTCTTAGTCTACCGTTTGTTTAATGGTTTGAGTAGGTGGTGTTGTTGTTAAACATGTTCTTAGCATCTTTATGTTATATGTATGGATTATCTATGAGTACTTGTTTTTTATCATGTTATATAGAATTTTACTTAGTTTATGACAATCTGTATATTGTTTAGCATGTATATTCGAATGGTAAGGATGCCATTCTAGTAGAACAGGTTTCTCTAAAGAAAATGAGATAAACTGTTCATCTTTATAACCTTCCTGC
This genomic stretch from Papaver somniferum cultivar HN1 chromosome 5, ASM357369v1, whole genome shotgun sequence harbors:
- the LOC113279395 gene encoding uncharacterized protein LOC113279395, producing the protein MDPIRPEFELLDSAGLEYHRWVADVETTFVAKDFTSTIKPSADAAPATEKDKANALMFLKRHIDPNLRWVYHHLKTPKELWDALDSRFGNIHNSLIPQLNVLCNEIRFLDYVKVNDFQKDMLQIQAHMNFCGKNLTDEKMIQKTLSTFPTSSMILANQYRLEVDNKRITTFGRLINLLQVAERHNEILVNNNARAVRKKKVSESNHGKVNKGKGPKEKRDRHSDSDPYPRGDNTSRGRGSKGHNRGRGRNGHSNVWHREGTSGHSGSDPKFEKTPMNPATKKAADGSAPCFKCGFTGHWYKHCKASANVATIYKKYREAIEQEANYTEENTVTPDANLTISDFLGNGDFAPTMDVPDFSWA